The Castor canadensis chromosome 13, mCasCan1.hap1v2, whole genome shotgun sequence genome has a window encoding:
- the Trim14 gene encoding tripartite motif-containing protein 14: MATAGAPRPAEPEETCGWRCPEHSDRPAELLCRRCGRCVCALCPVLGAHRGHPVGLALEEAARVQELIQECLEHLATKKQQYASNITQIEEAGEKLKVHADSSKAWLTEKFTELRLLLDEEEVLAKKFIDTSVQLALQAYRDQVESCGKQIEVMDSLCTRVWSISQEPNPIGLLQAYMAIEPEMRRQRSLAELRHPVPLSFEPVKSFFKSLREAMQSTFQKPLDARLKENLNCQLSGSSSTKPGTLLKTSPSPERSLFLKHARTPTLDPDTMHARLRLSDDRLTVRCGLLGRLGPTPALRFDALWQVLGRDGFAAGRHYWEVDVQEAGCGWWVGAAYPSLRRHGAAPAARLGCNRQSWCLKRYDLEYWAFHDCQRSRLRPRDDPDRLGVFLDYEAGVLAFYDVTGGMRHLHTFHAAFQEPLYPALRLWEGAISIPRLP; this comes from the exons ATGGCGACCGCAGGGGCACCACGCCCCGCCGAGCCCGAGGAGACGTGCGGCTGGCGCTGCCCGGAGCACAGCGATCGCCCGGCCGAGCTCCTGTGTCGCCGCTGCGGCCGCTGCGTGTGCGCGCTCTGCCCCGTGCTGGGCGCGCACCGCGGGCACCCGGTGGGCCTGGCGCTGGAGGAGGCGGCGCGCGTGCAG GAACTCATCCAAGAATGTCTGGAGCACTTGGCGACTAAGAAGCAACAGTACGCCAGCAACATAACCCAGATAGAAGAGGCTGGAGAGAAGCTAAAG GTTCATGCAGACTCAAGTAAAGCCTGGCTGACAGAGAAATTCACTGAACTCAGGTTGCTACTTGATGAAGAAGAAGTGCTAGCAAAAAAATTCATTGATACGAGTGTGCAGCTTGCCCTTCAGGCCTACAGGGATCAAGTCGAGTCTTGCGGGAAACAAATCGAGGTCATGGACAGCCTCTGCACCAGGGTCTGGAGTATCAGCCAAGAGCCCAACCCTATTGGGCTGCTGCAG GCATACATGGCCATTGAGCCCGAGATGCGAAGGCAGAGAAGCCTCGCGGAGCTGAGGCACCCAGTGCCCCTGTCATTTGAGCCTGTCAAGAGCTTCTTCAAGAGCCTCAGGGAAGCCATGCAGAGCACCTTCCAGAAGCCACTGGATGCTCGCCTGAAGGAAA ACTTAAATTGCCAGCTCTCTGGGTCCTCCAGCACCAAGCCAGGCACCTTGTTGAAAACAAGCCCTTCACCAGAGAGATCGCTCTTCTTAAAAC ACGCGCGCACGCCCACGCTGGATCCCGACACGATGCACGCGCGCCTGCGCCTCTCGGACGACCGCCTGACCGTGCGCTGCGGCCTGCTGGGCCGCCTGGGGCCGACGCCCGCGCTGCGCTTCGATGCGCTCTGGCAGGTACTGGGGCGCGATGGCTTCGCCGCCGGCCGCCATTACTGGGAAGTGGACGTGCAGGAGGCGGGCTGCGGCTGGTGGGTGGGCGCTGCCTACCCCTCGCTACGGCGCCATGGGGCCGCGCCCGCCGCCCGCCTGGGCTGCAACCGCCAGTCCTGGTGCCTCAAGCGCTACGACCTCGAGTACTGGGCCTTCCACGACTGCCAGCGCAGCCGCCTACGGCCCCGCGACGACCCCGACCGGTTGGGCGTCTTCCTGGACTACGAGGCCGGCGTCCTCGCCTTCTACGACGTGACGGGCGGCATGCGACACCTGCACACTTTCCACGCCGCCTTCCAGGAGCCGCTGTACCCGGCCCTGCGGCTCTGGGAGGGGGCCATCAGCATCCCCCGGCTGCCCTAG